The following proteins come from a genomic window of Natronosalvus vescus:
- the nreA gene encoding DNA repair protein NreA, with protein MRLDDYIEELEPDEEAKRRQLAKEKSYAITDHLEDFERKFERSLSGDSLVGSTAPSIFVGRSSYPNIPVGVLSPVGDEDDAASYVTDGAWYQQGYGIGDVLQRRTGLLNSSKRANVDAPGIASRLAPSVHDVWDGFVGVQREVAISDRPVDLEIGLEGTPDLGLDAGTDVATPRGPRATARSADLRENPHVPRPVKKTLEDDDWQAQGAMTYLYRRGFDVYEINSILSAGALGEATQRRLVPTRWSITAVDDTVGQFLRGRIKNAPSIDEVQVWANEYMGNRYWVILAPGTWEYELVEMKAPGSIWNPDPEGNIWMGSAAEGYEGRSSYVEETAGAYYAARVGVLEHLESIGRQAKCLVLREVSDDYWAPVGVWQVRESVRNAFDGEFGTAETFHDAVRTVSTQLPVSLARLQRKSSLAAGLQSNLAAFTRSE; from the coding sequence ATGCGCCTCGACGACTACATCGAGGAGCTGGAGCCGGACGAAGAAGCGAAACGGCGTCAGCTCGCAAAAGAGAAGTCCTACGCCATCACGGATCACCTCGAGGACTTCGAGCGCAAGTTCGAGCGGTCGCTCTCGGGGGATTCCCTCGTCGGCTCGACGGCCCCGTCGATCTTCGTCGGCCGCTCGAGCTATCCCAATATTCCGGTCGGCGTCCTCTCACCGGTCGGCGACGAGGACGACGCCGCCTCCTACGTCACCGACGGCGCGTGGTACCAGCAGGGGTACGGCATTGGAGACGTCCTCCAGCGACGTACCGGCCTGCTCAACTCCAGCAAACGCGCCAACGTCGACGCGCCAGGTATCGCCAGCCGGCTCGCCCCGTCGGTACACGACGTCTGGGACGGCTTCGTCGGCGTCCAGCGGGAGGTCGCCATCTCGGATCGGCCCGTCGACCTCGAGATCGGCCTCGAGGGCACCCCGGATCTCGGACTGGATGCGGGAACCGACGTGGCGACGCCCCGTGGCCCGCGGGCGACGGCCCGCTCGGCCGACCTCCGGGAGAACCCCCACGTCCCCAGGCCAGTGAAAAAGACCCTCGAGGACGACGACTGGCAGGCCCAGGGGGCGATGACGTACCTCTATCGCCGCGGGTTCGACGTCTACGAGATCAACTCGATCCTCTCGGCGGGCGCGCTCGGGGAGGCCACCCAGCGCAGACTCGTCCCGACACGGTGGTCGATCACCGCCGTCGACGACACCGTCGGGCAGTTCCTTCGCGGTCGGATCAAAAACGCCCCAAGCATCGACGAGGTACAGGTGTGGGCAAACGAGTACATGGGCAACCGCTACTGGGTCATCCTCGCGCCCGGCACGTGGGAGTACGAACTCGTCGAGATGAAAGCGCCCGGCAGCATCTGGAACCCCGACCCCGAAGGGAACATCTGGATGGGGAGCGCCGCTGAAGGCTACGAGGGGCGCTCGAGCTACGTCGAGGAAACCGCCGGCGCCTACTACGCCGCGCGGGTCGGCGTCCTCGAGCACCTCGAGTCGATCGGACGGCAGGCGAAGTGTCTGGTGTTGCGTGAGGTGAGCGACGACTACTGGGCACCGGTGGGGGTCTGGCAGGTCAGAGAGAGCGTTCGAAACGCCTTCGACGGCGAGTTCGGGACGGCCGAGACGTTCCACGACGCCGTTCGAACCGTCTCCACGCAGTTACCGGTGTCGCTGGCCCGCCTCCAGCGAAAGTCCTCGCTCGCGGCAGGGTTACAGTCGAATCTGGCAGCGTTCACTCGATCCGAGTGA
- the rnhA gene encoding ribonuclease HI, producing MPVIECDVDVARELLEDAGVTVEDGNTQHERWRASRGGATAVGYESKVVVQGSNPRDLEAVIRDGGGRAHVYFDGGARGNPGPAGIGWVIVTSEGIVAEGSDTIGHATNNQAEYEALIAALEAARDYGYDEVHVRGDSELIVKQVRGEYNTNNPELRERRVTVHELLSAFDEWTLEHIPRDVNERADELANEAMDRS from the coding sequence ATGCCGGTTATCGAATGTGACGTCGACGTGGCCCGCGAACTACTCGAGGACGCGGGTGTGACGGTCGAGGATGGAAACACCCAACACGAGCGCTGGCGGGCGTCTCGTGGGGGTGCAACGGCCGTTGGCTACGAGAGTAAGGTCGTCGTACAGGGGTCAAATCCCCGTGATCTCGAGGCGGTTATTCGCGACGGTGGAGGGCGAGCACACGTCTACTTCGACGGTGGCGCGCGCGGCAATCCCGGCCCCGCTGGCATCGGCTGGGTGATCGTCACGAGCGAGGGAATCGTCGCCGAGGGAAGCGATACGATCGGTCACGCGACGAACAATCAGGCCGAGTACGAGGCGTTAATCGCCGCTCTCGAGGCTGCTCGGGACTATGGCTACGACGAAGTGCACGTCCGTGGGGACTCCGAGTTGATCGTCAAACAGGTGCGAGGGGAGTACAACACGAACAATCCCGAACTCAGAGAGCGGCGAGTCACCGTTCACGAACTGCTCTCGGCGTTCGACGAGTGGACGCTCGAGCACATCCCGCGAGACGTCAACGAGCGGGCTGACGAGCTGGCGAACGAAGCGATGGATCGGAGTTAA
- a CDS encoding DUF7108 family protein — protein sequence MTDHDAHGGEPTVESADEAAHNELPARIIEEAERLRRLERNAIDEGEQVAYADRREAMLEEYGFTDHVRLDDANEVLVLHPVEWHDPEEGVIRTDRIEDLSRAIEIPLEGSGDPDDWDTVDEQNRALAAAVREEHGDVHGDTADALADFMGNHYAKPIPSASTAELEEFCTEYFVRNAWPSSEQRACLDDSLERIFETAEKPVPEFRSEPSL from the coding sequence ATGACTGATCACGACGCCCACGGCGGTGAACCCACTGTCGAGAGTGCCGACGAAGCCGCCCACAACGAACTCCCGGCAAGGATCATCGAGGAAGCCGAGCGGCTTCGCCGACTCGAGCGAAACGCAATTGACGAGGGCGAGCAAGTGGCCTACGCCGACCGCCGAGAGGCGATGCTCGAGGAGTACGGGTTCACGGATCACGTTCGACTCGACGACGCCAACGAAGTACTCGTGTTACACCCCGTGGAGTGGCACGATCCCGAGGAAGGTGTCATCCGAACGGATCGAATCGAGGATCTCTCGCGTGCGATCGAAATCCCCCTCGAGGGTTCCGGCGATCCCGACGACTGGGACACCGTCGACGAACAAAATCGGGCGCTCGCGGCTGCGGTCCGCGAGGAACACGGCGACGTTCACGGCGATACGGCCGACGCGCTCGCCGATTTCATGGGGAATCACTACGCCAAGCCAATCCCCTCGGCCTCGACCGCCGAACTCGAGGAGTTCTGTACGGAGTACTTCGTTCGAAACGCCTGGCCCTCGAGCGAACAGCGCGCGTGTCTGGATGACTCTCTCGAGCGTATCTTCGAGACGGCCGAGAAACCGGTGCCCGAATTCCGGTCTGAACCGTCTCTGTGA
- a CDS encoding YihY/virulence factor BrkB family protein yields MASHSDRDVRELLTAVARTASDRDITFFAAGFAYYAFVSLIPLVLLAIVVGSFLGGEAIAERLIVLAGDFLPAAGEDLVLEILTTESGRAEATVVALAVATWGALKVFRGLSLSFDQVYDTPVEDSFVEQIIEGVTVILVGTLALLLMIVLGAFIGLVPDFVPFAGLLGWLALLVGLVLVFVPMYYVLPPIDIPLREALPGAIFAAIGWVILQGGFQLYAANAGQYQAYGAIGAILLFVTWLYFAGILILLGAVINVVLSKREVAVGDGGTDR; encoded by the coding sequence ATGGCCAGTCACTCGGATCGAGACGTACGTGAACTACTCACTGCAGTCGCACGGACGGCCTCCGACCGCGACATCACGTTCTTCGCCGCAGGATTCGCCTACTACGCCTTCGTGTCGCTGATCCCACTCGTCCTCCTCGCGATCGTCGTCGGCTCGTTTCTCGGCGGTGAAGCGATTGCCGAACGCCTCATCGTCCTCGCCGGCGACTTTCTGCCAGCTGCCGGCGAAGACCTCGTGCTCGAGATCCTGACGACGGAATCGGGTCGTGCAGAAGCGACCGTCGTCGCCCTCGCGGTGGCGACCTGGGGTGCCCTGAAGGTCTTCCGGGGACTCAGTCTCTCCTTCGACCAGGTGTACGACACCCCCGTCGAGGATTCCTTCGTCGAGCAGATCATCGAGGGGGTTACGGTGATTCTGGTCGGTACCCTGGCGCTCTTGCTCATGATCGTTCTCGGTGCGTTCATCGGTCTCGTCCCCGATTTCGTTCCGTTCGCGGGCCTGCTGGGCTGGCTGGCGCTGCTCGTTGGCCTCGTCCTCGTCTTCGTGCCGATGTACTACGTGTTGCCGCCGATCGACATTCCCCTGAGGGAGGCGCTTCCGGGCGCGATCTTCGCCGCTATCGGCTGGGTGATTCTTCAGGGGGGCTTTCAGCTCTATGCCGCCAACGCAGGACAGTATCAGGCCTACGGGGCGATCGGAGCCATCCTCCTGTTCGTCACCTGGCTGTACTTCGCCGGTATCTTGATTCTGCTCGGGGCCGTGATCAACGTCGTTCTGTCGAAGCGAGAGGTGGCAGTCGGCGACGGAGGAACCGACCGGTAG
- a CDS encoding LolA family protein — MAGCTAVLPGEGQPDGGTLLEDALDSADDTPTVVGERTVTFDGSETTHTTRERVWERQPTATRSEVISIEGFDGGYTNDLIVRNGSTVWLADTETGEVTSHDLESNHTGLSFDDRLERYEVTYEGTDTVANRSAHVVSVEPREEAIEQGVGFLVGDTHYLYPLETSPYPETDVREQTLWLDEEFGYPLKVEQTYTDIDGTTLEVTVSYDSITFGADLEDDLFDPPVPEDAESDGSETDENDTGETENDSGTEPETEYVEFDSREEAASYLSFDVPSVTFPAAYERQSIAADTWDGVQTYHEEYLIGDDMFWFSVSEGDLHPEDPDCEGVSELEASVTTVYETTLVTWTCGELTYEVSSSIDEDDLLEQAERIGCQ; from the coding sequence ATGGCCGGGTGTACGGCAGTTCTCCCGGGGGAGGGACAACCCGATGGAGGGACTCTCCTCGAGGACGCGCTCGATTCGGCCGACGACACCCCAACCGTCGTCGGTGAGCGAACGGTCACGTTCGACGGAAGCGAGACCACCCACACGACTCGAGAACGTGTCTGGGAACGACAACCGACGGCGACACGGTCGGAAGTCATCTCCATTGAGGGCTTCGACGGCGGATACACGAACGACCTCATCGTTCGAAATGGGTCGACGGTCTGGCTGGCCGACACGGAGACCGGTGAGGTCACGAGCCACGACCTGGAATCGAACCACACCGGTCTGTCATTCGACGACCGACTCGAGCGCTACGAAGTTACCTACGAAGGAACCGATACCGTCGCGAATCGATCGGCACACGTCGTCTCCGTCGAACCTCGCGAGGAAGCGATCGAACAGGGAGTTGGGTTCCTGGTCGGCGATACCCACTATCTGTATCCGCTCGAGACGAGCCCATACCCCGAAACGGACGTCCGGGAACAGACGCTCTGGCTCGACGAGGAGTTCGGCTATCCACTCAAGGTCGAACAGACGTATACGGACATCGACGGAACGACTCTCGAGGTGACAGTCTCCTACGACTCGATCACCTTCGGTGCTGACCTCGAGGATGATCTTTTCGACCCGCCAGTACCCGAAGATGCTGAATCTGATGGGAGTGAGACTGACGAGAACGATACCGGAGAAACGGAGAACGACTCGGGTACAGAACCCGAAACCGAATACGTCGAGTTCGACTCACGTGAGGAAGCCGCGTCCTATCTCTCCTTCGACGTACCGTCGGTTACGTTCCCGGCGGCGTACGAACGGCAGAGTATCGCCGCCGACACCTGGGACGGCGTCCAGACCTACCACGAGGAGTATCTAATCGGTGACGACATGTTCTGGTTCAGCGTTTCGGAAGGCGACTTACATCCGGAGGATCCCGACTGCGAGGGAGTCAGCGAACTCGAGGCGAGCGTGACCACCGTCTACGAGACGACGCTGGTAACCTGGACGTGTGGGGAGCTGACGTACGAGGTGAGTAGTTCGATCGACGAGGACGACCTGCTCGAGCAGGCAGAACGGATCGGGTGTCAGTGA
- a CDS encoding PadR family transcriptional regulator produces the protein MSEAQAITGEQSIARELTAFQTNILVILAKEPMYGLAIKRELEEYYGTEVNHGRLYPNLDELVDLGLVEKSELDKRTNQYELTEEGYDAVLDGIQWTLSKVVTGDDRADEIAEIVENSY, from the coding sequence ATGTCAGAGGCACAAGCAATCACCGGCGAACAGAGTATCGCACGCGAACTCACCGCGTTTCAAACGAACATTCTCGTTATCCTCGCGAAGGAACCGATGTACGGGCTCGCCATCAAGCGCGAGCTCGAGGAGTATTACGGGACGGAGGTCAACCACGGTCGGCTGTACCCCAACCTCGACGAACTCGTCGACCTCGGTCTGGTCGAAAAGAGCGAACTCGACAAGCGGACGAACCAGTACGAACTGACCGAGGAAGGCTACGACGCTGTCCTCGACGGCATCCAGTGGACGCTCTCGAAGGTCGTCACGGGCGACGACCGTGCGGACGAGATCGCCGAAATCGTCGAGAACAGCTACTAA
- a CDS encoding DUF371 domain-containing protein, translated as MTEVIHARGHEHVSAQHASTFEVTTDDYLTPAGDCILAIEADRVPADFDPAFVEACRDEDATITVTVEADGHSDTVTGRGDPNLEFTNDRSAVGRTSEYVDDRTILLEADFAAEGFDRKLVAALGDGAAVTVTVSVTIT; from the coding sequence CTGACCGAAGTGATCCACGCACGCGGTCACGAGCACGTCTCTGCCCAGCACGCGAGCACGTTCGAGGTGACGACCGACGACTACCTGACGCCGGCCGGCGACTGCATTCTCGCGATCGAAGCCGACCGTGTCCCCGCAGACTTCGACCCGGCGTTCGTCGAGGCGTGTCGGGACGAAGACGCGACGATCACCGTCACCGTCGAAGCGGACGGGCACAGCGACACCGTCACGGGACGTGGCGACCCCAACCTCGAGTTTACGAACGACCGAAGTGCGGTCGGCCGCACGAGCGAGTACGTCGACGATCGAACGATCCTGCTCGAGGCCGATTTCGCCGCCGAGGGATTCGATCGGAAACTGGTCGCGGCGCTGGGGGACGGGGCTGCGGTGACCGTTACAGTGTCGGTTACTATCACGTAA
- a CDS encoding winged helix-turn-helix domain-containing protein, with the protein MSEDAPLSDILALLDDEYARAILTETSVEPMSASTLSDRCDASLPTIYRRLDRLRECGLISEQTELAPDGNHYSVYEASLERLELTLEDGTLSLEVTRREEDVADKFTRLWEGMR; encoded by the coding sequence GTGAGTGAGGACGCACCACTCTCTGACATCCTCGCCCTACTCGACGACGAGTACGCCCGCGCGATCCTCACCGAAACGAGCGTCGAACCCATGTCCGCCAGCACTCTGAGCGACCGCTGTGATGCTTCCCTCCCGACGATTTACCGCCGACTCGATCGGCTTCGGGAGTGTGGACTCATCAGCGAACAGACCGAACTCGCACCGGACGGCAACCACTACAGCGTCTACGAGGCCAGCCTGGAACGACTCGAACTCACCCTCGAGGACGGCACGCTCTCGCTCGAGGTCACACGGCGGGAGGAAGACGTTGCCGACAAGTTCACCCGCCTCTGGGAGGGGATGCGATGA
- a CDS encoding DUF7521 family protein: MTDVVRLDQASMFELATVVSLLLVAVVGTIIAIQAYRGYRRNDSDPMLYLAIGLAFLTLGPFVINVTLSSVGGVDQTVTVFLENVSRLIGLVSITYSLYGAG; encoded by the coding sequence ATGACCGACGTCGTTCGTCTCGATCAGGCGTCGATGTTCGAACTGGCGACGGTGGTGAGTCTGTTGCTCGTGGCCGTCGTCGGGACGATCATCGCGATTCAGGCATACCGGGGCTATCGCCGAAACGACAGCGATCCGATGCTGTACCTGGCGATTGGATTGGCATTTCTGACGCTCGGTCCGTTCGTGATCAACGTCACGTTATCGTCCGTTGGCGGCGTCGATCAGACCGTTACGGTGTTTCTCGAGAACGTGAGTCGGCTGATCGGACTCGTTTCGATCACGTATTCGCTGTACGGGGCTGGCTGA
- a CDS encoding alkaline phosphatase family protein, with amino-acid sequence MGLFDRLRGDGNPRVAFIGIDGVPYSLLKDNRDRFPNFAALADEGTASEISSIVPPESSACWPALTTGVNPGETGVYGFQDREVGTYDTYVPMGREVQATRLWDRVTEANRRATVLNVPVTFPPQRDVQRMVSGFLSPDLEKAAFPDDVRKYLESIGYRIDVNPKLGHETDKTAFIEDAHETIDARFEAFRHYLEEDDWDLFFGVFMTTDRVNHFLFKDYERDGEYKDEFLTFYEKLDDYVGRIRDLLPDDVTLIVASDHGFTSLDYEVHFNEWLREEGWLSFDTDSPEELNDIADETRAYSFIPGRFYLNLEGREPRGSVAEEDYDDVRDELKAMLEGFESPDGEPVVDRVVEKETAFRGEHDDIAPDLVAIPNKGFDFKSGFKADNDIFTTGPRNGMHSFDDTSLFIDDPDASIDEADLYDIAPTILELMDVEFKRSAFDGASLI; translated from the coding sequence ATGGGTTTGTTCGACCGATTGCGTGGCGATGGGAACCCGCGCGTCGCGTTCATCGGGATCGACGGAGTGCCGTACAGTCTTCTCAAGGACAACCGCGATAGATTCCCCAATTTCGCCGCCCTCGCAGATGAGGGGACGGCCAGCGAAATCTCGAGTATCGTCCCGCCGGAGTCGAGCGCCTGCTGGCCTGCCCTCACCACCGGAGTTAACCCTGGTGAAACCGGTGTGTATGGCTTTCAGGATCGAGAGGTCGGGACGTACGACACCTACGTCCCGATGGGTCGTGAGGTGCAGGCGACCCGCCTCTGGGATCGCGTCACCGAAGCCAATCGACGGGCGACCGTCCTCAACGTCCCCGTCACGTTCCCGCCACAGCGAGACGTCCAGCGAATGGTCTCGGGCTTTCTCTCTCCCGACCTCGAGAAGGCCGCCTTCCCGGACGACGTTCGGAAGTACCTCGAGTCGATCGGCTACCGTATTGACGTCAACCCGAAACTGGGTCACGAGACGGACAAAACGGCGTTCATCGAAGACGCCCACGAGACGATCGACGCCCGATTCGAGGCGTTTCGTCACTACCTCGAGGAAGACGACTGGGATCTCTTCTTCGGCGTCTTCATGACGACCGATCGGGTGAACCACTTCCTCTTCAAGGACTACGAGCGCGACGGCGAGTACAAAGACGAGTTCCTCACGTTTTACGAGAAACTCGACGACTACGTCGGTCGCATTCGAGACCTGCTCCCCGACGACGTCACGCTCATCGTCGCCTCCGATCACGGGTTCACCAGCCTCGACTACGAGGTGCACTTCAACGAGTGGCTCCGGGAGGAAGGCTGGCTCAGCTTCGACACCGACAGCCCCGAGGAACTCAACGACATCGCCGACGAGACGAGAGCCTACTCGTTCATCCCCGGGCGGTTCTATCTCAACCTCGAGGGGCGCGAACCCCGTGGCTCGGTCGCCGAAGAGGACTACGACGACGTCCGAGACGAACTGAAGGCCATGCTCGAGGGATTCGAGAGTCCCGACGGCGAACCGGTCGTCGACCGCGTCGTCGAGAAGGAGACGGCGTTCCGTGGCGAGCATGACGATATCGCGCCTGACCTGGTCGCCATTCCGAACAAGGGCTTCGATTTCAAATCCGGGTTCAAAGCCGACAACGATATCTTCACGACTGGCCCGCGAAACGGGATGCACAGCTTCGACGACACGAGTCTCTTTATCGACGATCCGGACGCGTCGATCGACGAGGCCGACCTCTACGACATCGCGCCGACGATCCTCGAACTGATGGACGTCGAATTCAAACGGTCGGCGTTCGACGGTGCGAGCCTGATCTGA
- a CDS encoding inorganic diphosphatase produces MVNLWEDLETGPNAPETIYAVVECLKGERNKYEYDKDVPGVVLDRVLHSNVHYPSDYGFIPQSYYDDEDPFDVLVLVEDQTFPGCVIEARPVALMKMDDDGEQDDKVIAVPEEDPRFDHIQDLEDIPQQTRDEIDEFFATYKNLEKGKEVETLGWEDKQAAHDAIEHAQELYEAHFG; encoded by the coding sequence ATGGTTAATCTCTGGGAAGACCTCGAGACCGGACCGAACGCACCGGAAACGATCTACGCCGTCGTCGAGTGTCTCAAAGGCGAGCGCAACAAGTACGAGTACGACAAGGACGTTCCGGGCGTCGTCCTCGACCGGGTACTCCACTCGAACGTTCACTACCCCTCTGACTACGGATTTATTCCGCAAAGCTACTACGACGACGAGGATCCGTTCGACGTCCTCGTTCTCGTCGAAGATCAGACGTTCCCCGGCTGTGTCATCGAGGCCCGTCCAGTCGCACTGATGAAGATGGACGACGACGGCGAACAGGACGACAAGGTCATCGCCGTCCCGGAGGAGGATCCACGTTTCGATCACATCCAGGATCTCGAGGACATTCCACAGCAGACCCGTGACGAGATCGACGAGTTCTTCGCGACCTACAAGAACCTCGAGAAGGGGAAGGAAGTCGAAACGCTGGGCTGGGAGGACAAACAGGCCGCCCACGACGCGATCGAACACGCCCAGGAGTTGTACGAAGCGCACTTCGGCTGA
- a CDS encoding transcription initiation factor IIB: protein MTRSTRQRERMRETDETEDQEGVRACPECESDNLVKDSDRGELICEDCGLVVEEEQIDPGPEWRAFNHQERQNKSRVGAPTTQTMHDKGLTTTIDWKDKDAYGRSISSKKRSQMHRLRKWQERIRTKDAGERNLQFALSEIDRMASALGVPRSVREVASVIYRRALKEDLIRGRSIEGVATSALYAACRKEGIPRSLEEISEVSRVERKEIGRTYRYISQELGLEMKPVDPKKYVPRFCSELELSEEVQTKANEIIEKTAEEGLLSGKSPTGYAAAAIYAASLLCNEKKTQREVADVAQVTEVTIRNRYQEQIEAMGIHG, encoded by the coding sequence ATGACACGGTCTACCCGCCAGCGGGAGCGAATGCGCGAGACGGACGAGACCGAAGATCAGGAGGGGGTACGTGCCTGTCCCGAATGTGAATCGGATAATCTCGTTAAGGACTCTGACCGGGGTGAGCTCATCTGTGAAGACTGTGGGCTCGTCGTGGAGGAAGAACAGATCGACCCCGGCCCTGAATGGCGGGCGTTCAACCACCAGGAACGACAGAACAAGTCCCGAGTCGGTGCACCGACGACCCAGACGATGCACGATAAGGGGCTAACGACGACGATCGACTGGAAGGACAAAGATGCCTACGGTCGATCCATTTCCTCGAAAAAGCGCAGTCAGATGCATCGACTGCGCAAGTGGCAAGAACGCATCCGAACCAAAGATGCCGGCGAACGAAACCTGCAGTTTGCGCTCTCTGAGATCGATCGGATGGCTTCGGCACTCGGCGTCCCACGATCCGTTCGTGAGGTCGCCTCGGTCATCTATCGACGAGCGCTCAAAGAAGACCTCATTCGTGGCCGATCGATCGAAGGGGTCGCCACGTCGGCACTGTATGCTGCCTGTCGAAAGGAAGGCATCCCGCGCAGCCTCGAAGAGATCTCCGAGGTATCCCGCGTCGAACGCAAAGAAATCGGTCGCACGTACCGGTACATCTCACAGGAACTCGGCCTCGAGATGAAACCGGTCGACCCGAAAAAGTACGTCCCTCGATTCTGCTCCGAACTCGAACTCTCGGAGGAAGTCCAGACGAAGGCCAACGAAATCATCGAGAAAACGGCCGAAGAAGGACTCCTCTCGGGGAAGTCACCAACCGGTTACGCCGCCGCTGCAATCTATGCGGCGTCGCTGCTCTGTAACGAGAAAAAGACCCAGCGAGAGGTCGCCGACGTCGCACAGGTGACCGAAGTGACGATCCGCAACCGGTATCAAGAGCAGATCGAAGCGATGGGAATCCACGGCTAA